In the Haloarcula salinisoli genome, CCGGCATCGGGCTGGGCGCGATGGCACTCGGCGGCCAGTTCCTCCAGTACAACGAGTACCTGCCGCTCTACTCGAAAGCCAGCAAGTACGGTATCGAGCTGGTCGAGCTCGGTATCGGCGGGATCGTCGCCAGCATCGCCATCGGCCTCTTTTTCCTGCTCGCGGCCGGGTTCGGCCACGTCACGGGGGATGATGAGCGATGACGGCGGACGTGTTACAGCTCGACCTGCTGACGAGCCGGTACAACTACTACGCGGTCGTCCTGCTGCTCGGTATCGGGCTGTACACACTCATCGAGTCGCCCAACCTCGTGAAGAAGGTCATCGGGATGAACATCTTCCAGACGGGTATCTTCCTGTTTTTCATCACGCTGGCGTTCCGGACCGGCGCGAACCCGCCAATCGTGACGAAAGGCGGGGGACCCTACGTGAGCCCGTTGCCACACGTCCTCATCCTGACCGCCATCGTCGTCGGGGTGAGTCTGACGGCGGTGGCGCTCGCCCTCATCGTCCGCATCTACTCGGAGTACGGCACGCTCGACGAAGACACGCTGGAGGAACTCTACTATGATTGAGCATCTCCCCGTTCTGCTGGTCGTCCTGCCAATAATCGGCGCCTCGGTGCCGCTGGTCGCGAGTCTGTACACCGACCGCTCCGGCTGGTCCATCGCCGTCGTCACGATGCTTGGCCACGCCGCGCTCGCGGGCTTGCTCGCCGAGCGGGTCTGGACCGACGGCGTCGTCAGCTACGCCGTCGGCGGCTTCGCACTGCCCTACGGCATCGAACTGGTCGTCGACGGGCTCTCACTTGCCGTGGTGTTGCTCATCAGCGCCATCTCGCTGGGTGTGCTCGCGTACGCGAGACACGCCGGGCCCCACGAGAACACGTTCTACAGCCAGCTTCTCCTGCTGGTCACCGGCCTCACGGGGATGACGGTGACCGGCGACGTGTTCAACCTCTACGTCTTCCTCGAGATTACCGGTCTCGCGGCCTACGGCCTCGTCGCCAGCGGTCGCGAGGCCAGCGCGGCCGTCGCCGCGCTGAAGTACCTAATCGTCGGCACTGTCGGCGCCTCGCTGTATCTGCTGGGCGTGGGCTACGCGCTCGCCGCGACGGGCACGCTCAACATGGCGGACATGAGCGGGAAACTCGCCGCGGTCGGCTACGACTCGACGCTGGTCCTGACCGCCTTCGGGCTGATGGTCGGCGGCCTCTCGGTGAAAGTCGCGCTGTTCCCGCTGCACACCTGGCAGCCAGACGCCTACGCGAACTCACCCGACAGCGTCAGCGCGTTCATCTCGGCGCTGGTCTCGACGGTGTCGGCGTACGCGCTCGCTCGCTTGCTGTTCTCGGTCTTTACCGTCGACTTCCTGACGGCGGTGCCCGCAGCGCGGTGGGCGCTCATCGTCGTCGCGTCGGTGAGCATCGTCGCCGGGTCGGCGCTGGCCGTCTCCCAGGCCAGCGTCCAGCGTATGCTGGCCTACTCCTCGGTGTCGCAGTTCGGTCTCGTCATCGCCGGATTCGCCGTCGCGACGCCCATCGCGGTCGTCGGCGCGACCGTCCACCTCGTCGGCCACGCGGTGATGAAGGGCGGCCTCTTTGCCGCCACCGGCATCATCGAGCGCGAGACGGGCGCCACGACAATCGGCGGCTACGCCGGGATGGGCGGGCGGACGCCGCTTGCCGCCAGCGCCTTTACGGTCCTCGCACTCGGCATGGTCGGCGTCCCGCCCGCCATCGGCTTCGTCGGCAAGTGGTACATCCTCGTCGGCGCCGTCGAGGCCGAGCTGTGGCCGGTCGTCGCCGTGTTGCTCGCGAGTACACTGCTGACGCTGGCCTACTTCGCCCGGCTCGGTGAACGCCTCTACTTCGCCGAGCCGACCATCCGCGAGGAGGGGTCCATCGCCGACGGCGGTGAGGAGTCCGATGGACTGCGAGCCTCGTCAGAACCCCGTTTTGACGGCGGTGACGGGGACGACGGTGAGGAAGCCGTCTCCACCGGTATGCTCGCCGTGGTCGTCGTCGCCGCCGTCCTCGCGGTCGCGCTGACAGCCGCCGTCCCGGCGCTCGAACAGCTCCTGACAGAGACACTGCCGCCACTCATACAATGACAGACGTCGCATCCCTCAGACCACTGGCCGCCGTGCTCGTCTCAGCGCTCGCTATTCCCGTGATTCTCTCGCTGAAATCGCGACCCAACGTCCGCGAGGGGGTCACCCTTCTGGTGGCCGGGTCCAAGCTCGCCATCGTGGCCAGCATGGTCCCCGGCGTGCTGTCGGGGACCGTCTACGTCACCGAGGTGGTCGACCTGGGCAACGGGCTCGTATTCGCACTCCGGGCCGACGCGCTCGGTATCCTCTTTGGCCTGCTCGCGAGCCTGCTGTGGGTGGTCACCAGCTTCTACTCCATCGGCTACATGCGCGGACTGAGCGAACACGCCCAGACCAGATACTTCGCCTCATTCGCCGCGAGCGTCGCCACGGCCATCGGCGTGGCCTTCGGTGCGAACCTGCTGACCCTCTTTGTCTTCTACGAACTGCTGACGGTGTCGACGTATCCGCTGGTCACCCACGACGAGACCGACGAGGCCCGCGCCGCCGGCCGGAAGTATCTGACCTACACCTTCGGCGGCGGGGTGGCCGTCCTCGGCGGGACGCTGCTGGTCTACTTCCTGACTGGGTCGGGGGCGATGGCTGGGACCACGGCGTTCACGCCGGGCGGTATCGAGGCGCTGGCGACGGCCGACCCCACGCTCGCGAAGGCCGCCTTCGCGCTGCTCGTGGCCGGATTCGGCGTGAAGGCCGCGCTGATGCCGGCCCACTCCTGGCTCCCCGACGCGATGGTCGCGCCGACGCCCGTGTCGGGGCTGCTCCACGCTGTCGCGGTCGTCAAGAGCGGTGTCTTCGGCATCGCTCGCGTCGTGCTGGACGTCTTCGGCACCGACCTCATGGCCGACCTCGGAGTCGCCGTGCCCCTCGCTGCGGTCGCCGCGTTCACCCTGCTCGCCTCGAGTATCATCGCCCTGCGCCAGGACAACCTCAAGCGCCGGCTGGCCTACTCCACTATCAGCCAGCTCTCCTACATCGTGCTGGGGCTTGCGCTGCTTGAGGGCAACGCGCTGATAGGCGGCCTGCTCCATATCCCCGCCCACGCCTTTATGAAGCTCACCCTGTTCTTCTGTGCGGGCGCCATCCACGTCGAGACCCACACCGACGACATCAGCGACATGGCCGGTAT is a window encoding:
- a CDS encoding cation:proton antiporter subunit C, which encodes MTADVLQLDLLTSRYNYYAVVLLLGIGLYTLIESPNLVKKVIGMNIFQTGIFLFFITLAFRTGANPPIVTKGGGPYVSPLPHVLILTAIVVGVSLTAVALALIVRIYSEYGTLDEDTLEELYYD
- a CDS encoding monovalent cation/H+ antiporter subunit D family protein gives rise to the protein MIEHLPVLLVVLPIIGASVPLVASLYTDRSGWSIAVVTMLGHAALAGLLAERVWTDGVVSYAVGGFALPYGIELVVDGLSLAVVLLISAISLGVLAYARHAGPHENTFYSQLLLLVTGLTGMTVTGDVFNLYVFLEITGLAAYGLVASGREASAAVAALKYLIVGTVGASLYLLGVGYALAATGTLNMADMSGKLAAVGYDSTLVLTAFGLMVGGLSVKVALFPLHTWQPDAYANSPDSVSAFISALVSTVSAYALARLLFSVFTVDFLTAVPAARWALIVVASVSIVAGSALAVSQASVQRMLAYSSVSQFGLVIAGFAVATPIAVVGATVHLVGHAVMKGGLFAATGIIERETGATTIGGYAGMGGRTPLAASAFTVLALGMVGVPPAIGFVGKWYILVGAVEAELWPVVAVLLASTLLTLAYFARLGERLYFAEPTIREEGSIADGGEESDGLRASSEPRFDGGDGDDGEEAVSTGMLAVVVVAAVLAVALTAAVPALEQLLTETLPPLIQ
- a CDS encoding cation:proton antiporter, which gives rise to MTDVASLRPLAAVLVSALAIPVILSLKSRPNVREGVTLLVAGSKLAIVASMVPGVLSGTVYVTEVVDLGNGLVFALRADALGILFGLLASLLWVVTSFYSIGYMRGLSEHAQTRYFASFAASVATAIGVAFGANLLTLFVFYELLTVSTYPLVTHDETDEARAAGRKYLTYTFGGGVAVLGGTLLVYFLTGSGAMAGTTAFTPGGIEALATADPTLAKAAFALLVAGFGVKAALMPAHSWLPDAMVAPTPVSGLLHAVAVVKSGVFGIARVVLDVFGTDLMADLGVAVPLAAVAAFTLLASSIIALRQDNLKRRLAYSTISQLSYIVLGLALLEGNALIGGLLHIPAHAFMKLTLFFCAGAIHVETHTDDISDMAGIGTRMPLTMAAFAVAAAGMAGIPLVAGFVSKWYLVIGALEGGQSIFAAALLVSGVLNIAYFWPIVYQAYFETPEHHDEKPLVSAVLGGSEAIRSDGGEGTDSPRSPSGSPDLTQEESVDDAEHLGDGDEPDSEADESVPDPAHVDHLGKRHEDEEHHGGPPERGWERRGWQGQESTWFMLGPILTAATLSLALGIAPRLAVFLRIVETIVGGLPGVMG